The sequence AGTGACCCCACCGTCGCCAGCTGACGTGGATCAGGCGCTCGTGGACGCGGCGCGGGCCGCGCGCGCCAACGCGTGGGCGCCGTTCTCGTCGTTCGCCGTTGGCGCCGCGCTGCGCCACGTCGACGGCCGCATCTTCACGGGTTGCAACGTCGAGAACGCCACGTACGGCCTCACCATCTGCGCCGAGCGCACCGCCATCGTCAAGGCCATCTCGGAGGGGGCGCGACCGGGCGAGTTCACCGCTGTCGTCGTCGTCGCCGACACCGAGGAGCCCACGCCCCCGTGCGGTGCGTGCCGCCAGTTCCTGTGGGAATTCTGCGGTCCCGTTCCCATCGTCCTCGCCACCCCGAGCGCCGTCACCGCCGCCCTCCCCCTCGCCGACCTCCTGCCGCGTCCCTTCGACGC comes from Acidobacteriota bacterium and encodes:
- a CDS encoding cytidine deaminase, whose protein sequence is MDQALVDAARAARANAWAPFSSFAVGAALRHVDGRIFTGCNVENATYGLTICAERTAIVKAISEGARPGEFTAVVVVADTEEPTPPCGACRQFLWEFCGPVPIVLATPSAVTAALPLADLLPRPFDA